Within Pseudothermotoga sp., the genomic segment CAGCAGCAATGGCTACGAAGATGAACATTATAATGAGTGTCGCATCGTTAACGGTAGAAAGTATCTGCTTTTCAGGAACACTCACCAAGAAAGACCAACCTTGCGTGTTGTGGAGAGGAGCGTAGAAAGTGTTTTCAATTTCACCCTTTGGATTTGTGAACTTTCCGAAACCAGTTTCCTTGGACAAAGCTTTCTTCGCAATTTCTTCCAAACCTTTGAACCCATCTTTCGATGAAGCTGTAATGTTCAATTTCATCAGATATTCTGAATTGGGGTGAGCCAAAACCAAACCTTTTGAATCGACGATCCATCCATAACCTTTCTCACCAATTTTTATATCCGCCGCTATTTTGCTTATTGTATCGAGAAGTACTGTGACTCCAAAAAGACCAACGGTTTCTCCTTTTTCATTCTTCACCGCAGCAGCCACTACGAATATATTTTTACCTGTGGCTCTTGAAATCAATGCATCGCTCACAACGACATTGTAATTCTGCTTCATAATCTTTATGAAATAATCCCTATCAACGACATTTGCAACACTACCAACCGTAGTCGGAGCAGTACCATCTGGATAAGCTATGAAGGCCATTTCGATGTAAGGTTTGTTCTTCAACCGCGGTGGCAGATAATTTTTCATCAAATCGTTCCAATCACCAGATTTGATGGCATTCATCACGGCGTTCGTTCCAGCGATCCATTCAGTTTCCTTGATCAATCCTGCTATCCACTCGTCCACAATGTCGGCAGCCGTTGAGGCCAGTTCCAATCCACTCTCATACTCATGATCAACCATCGAAGTTCTCACACGCCAATAAGTGATGAATCCAGCGATGGTTAGTCCTGCAACTGTTGGAATCAAAATGAGCAGCAACATTTTAATTCTCAGCGATCGCACGCTCATTCCTCCTTTGTTTATAAAAATAATTTTTGTTTCTCAAACATTATATAGAATTTTGAGATAGTTGTCAAGCAAGCAAAACAATTTTTTGCTGATGTAAAATCAAATCAAAATGATATACGAATTGCTGGCAAAATACCATAAAAAATCTTAGACTGCACCTACGATCTTTGGATGTTTTTAATTTATTTTGAAAATATGTGGTAAAATAAATCAACCAAACCAAGGGGGCGATGGTATGAAAAAGTTTCTGACGGTGTCGTTCTTGACCTTGATCACAATGGTGTTGGCATTCCAACCGAATGTGAATCTGCTCAGTTACAAATCGATCACCTACAGAGTCACCATCGAAGACAAAACGGCTTTAACCACATTGCAGATCGAAAAAGGTAAAGAAGGTTATGATATCACCTATACCGTCAAATTCACAGTTCAAGAAGATCTCGAGTACGATGTGTTCGCCTTGCCTTACATTTATCTCATGTTCAGCTATATATACAACCCAGGCTTTTTACCGTTCTTTCAGTTGATCGACATCGACAATCCAAAGACGGTGAACATGTATGGCATGAAGATAACTTATGAAAAAGATGAAAAGGTTGGAAAGTACGCTGGTAAAAGATTCAGTTTTTATACGAACGAACAAAAACTTTTCAGTTGGGTGGCGAGCAAACAGATAGAACTCGTCTTGAAATTGGAAATACCTGATCAGAAATATACAGCCGAGCTTGTTGATTTCCGAAAATAAAAAAATGTAGAATCGATTCAGAGGTGAATGTCGAGATCTTCCGTGGTCAGAAAGAAGTTTTCGAATCGAATAAGAATCTGGTTGAAGTTGTCGTTGATCATTTTCAGCCTTTCGCTCAATTTCTTTGTATTTTTACTCGTTGTTCTGATCTTCAACATACCATATTTGAGACGAGCAGTCTTTGGAAGATTACCATTCAAAGTGAATAAGAAACCGTGGTTGTGTGTCAAAACATTCGAGTACATGAAAGGTTTGAAGCTGGATGTTTTCTATCCTCGATCACAGAAGAGAGGCGTTGTACTGTTCGCACATGGCGGTGGTTGGATCAGTGGCTATCGTAGGCAACCCAACAATCTATCTTGGTACAAGTTTTTAGTCTCAAGAGGGTTCATCGTTGCAGCGGTTGATTACTCAAGAGGATACAGAGCGAAGATAGATGATCTAGTTGATGAACTTTCTCAAGCACTGAAGTTTTTGAAGAGTAACAGAGAAAAACTTGGTTTGCCAGATGGAAAGATTTCATTGATGGGACTTTCCGCTGGTGGACATCTCGCATTGCTCACCGCAACGAAAATGTACTGGCTCGTCAAGAACGTGGTTGCGTACTATGCTCCTAGCGATTTACTCGATGTTTGGGAATCACCTTCCCTGTTCGCTCGAATCTCTTTGATTGCAACGCTGAAGAGATTGCCTGTGAAATCGAAGGAAGTCTATGCAGAGTATTCGCCCATCAATCGAGTTCATCCATCGATGCCTCCAGTACTCTTGGTCCACGGTAAAAAGGATTCTATAGTTCCTTATGAATCTTCAGTGAAGATGTACAGAAAGCTCAAAAAACTCGGTTGTAAAGTTAAACTATTAACTCATCCCACTGCTGAACATGGTTTCGAATTCGTTCTGAAAGACGAAAAAACTAGGCAAATCGTGGAAGCAACGGTAGAATTTCTTTCAGAAGGTGGTCCTTCTTGATCGTTTCGTTCACGTATGAAAAAAGAACAATAGATTTCTCCTCAGGTTACATATTCAAAGCAAAAAAATTTAGAGTCTCTGTGCTGAGGTTCAAAACCCTGTACGCCAAACCATTCAGAGGTACAGAGACGGTGGAAGCTTACATGTTCGATCCCAAAGAACAAGCTTTGGGTAATCTGTTCATCCTACATGGTCTCGGTTCAACGAACGTACCTTTCTTGTTGTGGATGGCGGGCCACCTTGCCAATGCGGGTATCAGGGTGATGCTACCCATCTTACCAGGTAACTTCACACGCGTGGCACACGGTTCGACCAGTGGAAAAGATTACTTCCACCAAGATGTCGAAAGAGCCACACGTTTTTGGGAACAGGCCGTCGTCGATGTGCTGAGCCTTGTGGATTGGATGAAGCAACAAGGTATCTGGCTTTCTAAGACTCACCTGTTCGGCTTCTGCCTCGGTGGTATGTTGGCCGTCATGCTGAATGCCGTGAGCGAGGATTTTGAAAGAACGATCTTGATGACCGTCGGTGGAGAGATGGCCACATTGCTTTGGTATTCACCCACGCTCGCATTTTTCAGACGCGACAAAAGTTCATTGAACAAAGCTCCGTACGGTGTGGGCGAGAGAGAATCATTTCTGAGAACTTTCGATGATGATATCAAGAAACTCTCTCAGTTTGAGACGGTCGAACAAATGCAGAGTTCTGATATACATCCCTATTTGAAACTCGATCCAATCGCTTATGCGAAGTTCGTCAAGAAAGAGAAAATCGTCTTCATTGAAGCTTTATTCGACAGAGCTTTACCGAAGAGAAGTAGAAAATTACTCTGGGAAGCTCTTGGAAGACCAAAACGGTACGTGATACCGTCAGGGCATGTAACTTGGCTTCCTTTTGAGTATGCCGTCTGCAAATTTGTTTTGAGAAACATGGGTATCAGAGAGCTGAAAAAACAACTTGAGTTGCTCAGAGGTATCGAGTTGGAAGAGAAAAAATGAAACTGAGCATCTCCGAATTGAAATTGCGGGCAGATAAACTCTATGAACTTTTGGAAAGTTGCACGCTCTGTCCAAGAAATTGTCGTGTCAACAGATTCACGTCAAAAGATGGTGCGTGCAGAACGGGCGTTAAACCCATCGTTTCAAGCTTTGGTCCACATTTTGGTGAGGAAAGCTTCCTCGTGGGGGTCGGAGGTTCGGGCACGATCTTCTTCACCAACTGCAATCTGAGTTGTGTCTTCTGCCAAAATTGGACGATCAGCCAAATGCACGAAGGAGAAGAAATCGAGGTGAAAGATCTGGCATCGATTATGCTCAAGCTTCAAAGGATGAACTGTCACAACATAAACCTCGTGAGCCCAACGCATCAAGTGCCCATGATAGTCGAAGCGATCATCTACGCTTTAGAATCGGGCCTAAGAATACCCATAGTGTACAACTGCGGTGGTTATGAATCGATTCAAACTCTCAAACTTTTGGAGGGTGTGATCGACATCTACATGCCAGATTTCAAGTACGGTGACGATGAAAAGGCTTTGAAATATTCAAAGGTTACCAATTACACCACGATCGCCAAAAGCTCACTCGAAGAAATGTTCCGTCAAGTTGGTCCTCTGAAGATCGAGCACGGCATCGCCACACGTGGAGTTTTCGTTCGGCATTTGGTCATGCCTAACGACGCTTCTTCGAGCGAAAGGGTGCTCGAGCTGATCGCTTCCGTTTCCGTGGAAATTCCCGTCAACATCATGGCGCAGTATTACCCTGCTTTTAAAGCTCACAATCATCCTGAGATCAGCAGGCGCATCACTCACGATGAACTGACCAGAGCTTTGAAAAAAGCTAGAGAACTTGGTTTGAAGATCGTCAGTTGATTTTCTTCAGAAAATCGTTCTTCAAAAGCACATCCAACACGTCCTGCGTCATCTTTTCATCCACGTTCAAATAAGTCGAAGCGAACGTGATAGTTGCATCGTAATCTTGTGTGTATCTGGCTGCAAGTTGAATGGTTTCACCGAGGTTCACTACTTCTCTCTTTTCCGAAAGCTCACCTGCTTTATCGAACCATTCGTACCCCAACGGTCCTTCAACGGATGGAAAGATTCGAACTTTCGGCTCAGGTATTTCAACGCTTTCACCGTGAGATTTTTTCACAACGCTTGCGATGATCTCCGCGCCAGGTTTAGCGGCGATCTTTCTCAAAAAGCTCTTCATCCTACCGTGCACCTGTTCGATCACGTAATCTGGTATTCGATCGGCCAGCTCGATCGTTCTCAACACAGCTTTACCTATCCATTCGAACATGACAGGATCACACTTGTCTGGTGTATCTTCGTTCGTATGGTAGTATCTGTCGGGCCACTGACCCAAAAACGGTGATGGTACTGAATAGTTTTCAAACACAGAATGATCTGAACCAGACTTGAAAGTACTTCTGAAAAATCTTCTACTGAAGGAATCAGAAGAGGTTGGCGCGAAGAGTAACATCGAATCATAGAGCAGTTCGTCATAATGAGTGTTCAAAAGGAATGGTGTTTCGTGAAGCATGAGAGTTGAGCCAGTCTTGAGCTGATCTTCCCCAACCATGTCCAAATTGATGACAAATTCGTAATCTTTGTGTTGAGCCACGTACGGCAAGCTTCCATAGAACTCTGGAAGAAGTATGACATCCACATCGTAGGCGAGTCGCTTTTCGTTCAACTCTCGACACAGATGCAACGCGAGCGCAGCACCCGAAGCGTTATCGTTCGCACCGGGACTTGGATGACACAGATGTGCCACGATGCCGATTTTTTTATTTTGAAGACCTTTGAACCTCACGCGAAACACTTGAAGTTTACCTACTTTCAGCTCGCTGTCTATGAAGAGCCTCACCTTCGCTCCCTTGTTCACAAAGTTTTTGAGAAGTTCGTACTGTCTATAGCTGAGCGAGAAACCGAAAGCACCGTGCTGACTTGCCGAAAGAGTGTGTGGTAGTGAAAGATAATTCACAGTGTCTGGCATTCGAGTAGGAACTCTCCCGATCGATTCATCTTGAGCTCTCATGAAGTAGATGAGCAAACATTTAGCACCACGCTTCTCAACAAATTCTTTGAACGCTTTATTTGGATTCATTTGAACGAGTACAGCTTTATTTGAAAGATCATTTGAATAGCTCTCGTCAACGAGCTCGAATATCTTCCAACCATTCGTAGGATTGCTCCCGAAAAGCACTGAAGTCTTGCAACTTTTGAAACTGTTAAGGAACATCCTTGGCTCTTCTAACCACAGCTCCGCATCCTTGATGTTCCATGCCATGGTCGAATCGAAATTACCGTACCGAACCCCCCCAGTGGGATACTCGATGATTTCCATCTGTCGCTCACTCAAACCCCATGCGATCAACATCTCTTTCAAACGCTCGAGCAACAATTTGTATTCGTCACTGCCTCTGACTCGATGAAAACAACTGATGAACCTCACAGTATCGACCACTTCGTGACCGTCCATGCATGCACCACCCCAAGAAAGATTCTAAAGGCCAGCCAACTCGATGTGAAATATTAGAGTTTTCTTAAAAACCAAAACAAAAATCTTTCAACACGGGACAATAGTTATGGAAACACTGAAAAACTCACTTGGAGGTGGTCAAGGTGAAGAGAGCACTCGCATTGACAGCGATACTGATAGCGTTGGCAACAACGATGAGTTTCGCTGTAGGTAAGTTCAACTACGCCCCTCAGAAATTCTCTCCAGAATGGAGACAACCAATCACAACTTGGAGACAACCCATGGCTCCAGCACCAAGATATCAGTTCAGACAGCAGTTCTCCTATGAAGAAGCATTCGAAGCCATGAACCTCACCAAAGATCAAGCACAAAAACTCTTATCAGCTGTGGAAGATGCCAAGACCAAACTCAAAGATCTAAAAGAGGAATACGAAGCGCTCTACGAGAAAGCCAAGGATATGACAGTGTATGAATTCAGAACCCAGATCAGAGAACTCAATCAAAAAAGAGTTGAAGTGTTGAAAGAACTCAATCAAAAAGTAGCAGAAACACTCAAAGTTGGTCAGCTACAACGCCTGATGGAATATCTCAGATCCCGCAGAACTCCTGATTGTTGGAATGTCGGTCCAAAATTTAGAAGTTTCGCGAAAGATTCAATTCTGTTCGACGAAGATTTCATAGACGCGCTTGAAGAATACGCTAAATGAGTCCCCACCCCCATAGGTAGCGCCGGTGAAAGCCGGCGCTTTTTGTTTTAATTAATGATGTGAGGTGGTTAGTATGGTGGAGAGATACGAGGGATCTCATTATGAACCAAAGATTGTTGAAGAAAGCATCGTCGTGATGGGAGAAGCTGTGAAAGACGCACCGAAAATCGTTGGCATACCGAGCGGTGTAGAAGGTCTCGATGAGCTGTTCTTCACTGTAGAGTTGAAAGATGGAAAGCTTGCGAAAAAGAACCTAGGAGGCATACCTGCTTACGCTGTCTTCAACGTTACTGGCGTTTCAGACACTGGAAAATCACTGTTTGTTGAACAGTTTGCCGTGACACAGGCGGCACGTGGAGAAAGAGTTGCTTTCGTCACTGTAGAATCACCGGCGATTTTTGTGGCGAGAGGTCTTGAAATGAGAGCGATAGCGATGGGAAATGAGCCAGAAAAAATTGAGAAGAACATCATAATCATAGATGCAGCTTCTCATGACACAATTCGCGACAATATACCAGACTTGCTGACCACGCTTGCACACGTGATCAAGCAGTTCAAGACAAGATTCGTCGTTATAGACTCAATAACAGGCCTATATGAAAACAGGGAGGTTGCAGCGCGTACCATCGTCAGAAGATTGTTCAACTTCATGAAAAAATGGCATCAAACCGCACTGTTCGTTTCACAAAAGCGTAGTGGTCACGAGGAGCTCACTGCGGAGGCTGCGGGAGGTTACGCTGTGAGCCACATTGTGGATGGTTGTTTCGTTTTCGCCAAGGAACTCGTCGACAACACTTACAAGTCAAAAGTGTATGGGAAACAAGTTGGAGATATAGTTAGACTATTCAGGATAGACGGTTGTAGACTCTCAGGCCACGATACTAGAACGCACATCATGGAGATCACAGAAACGGGACTAGTGAAAATCCTTGGACCCATTGGAAAGGAGTGAAAGTGATGATCTACGATGCGAAGATGACAGAACTTGAGAAACGAATCGAGCTTACTGCTGTCGAAGTCTTCCTTAAATCGATCGAGCTCTTGGGGGGGTTGAACAAACTCGCTCAACATAGAAATCTCACTTGGCTTGCTTCTCTGGCAAGAGCATGCATAGCTATCGTTTTGAAAGAAGATTACTTGAAAAACGAAGAGAGCATCGCAGAGTATCTCGGCATCTCCAGTGCTACTGTGAGGAATATGCTGAAAGCGGATGTAGAAACAGTTAAGAAAAGGCTTGAAGATCTGGATAAGTTTTCTGAAGAGGAGAAAGGTGAGCTCAAGACACACATAGCGGGTGCGGTAGCAAAATTGGCTTACGAAATAGTGAAACGACAGCGAAACGATGGTGGTTCAGTTTGAAGAAAAAAATCGCTCTAGATCTTTCGTTTTTCTTTGGTTTTGCTTGTGAAGAAAAAGGACAAAATCTAAAAGCCTTCTGTATCTGAGTTGAAGTGCGATCTTGCTCAACAATCCTTCTGGTTCCGTGCTTTGAACTATCGCCTCTAACAATTCATACGGTGTGTACGTTCTTAATCGTTCCACCTTCAACAAGCGCGCCAATGTTTCTAAAACCTTCAGTGAAACCCTCTTAGATTCGTCGAACAACGCGAGCGTTTCGAACCTCAAGCGTGGCAATATATAGGACTCGTATTGTTGCTGAGCAGACAGATGTGTAGGCATTTTCACACCGAGCAGTGTGGCAGCGATATCTCTAGAGGTTGGATCGAGCTGTTCAAAGAGGATTTTCAAAACGTCTTCATCGCTCGACAGATAGTAATATTCGCCGTGCAGTTTTCCAAAGTACGCGAGTGTGTCGAGGTAACCTTCGATCAAATATTTTCTGATCACCTCACGATCGAAATTCAAAACGTTGCCGAAATGTTCCCTCGGTCTGATGTAACCAATGTGACTCTTTTCACGAAAGATTCTCATATAGTTCAGCAAATCCGTCAAACCTATCGTCCCTATATCGACCACCAAGATATTTTCCCAACCTCTTTCCACCGCCATGCGCACAGGCACGTTGCTGTAAATGCCACCATCGATGAAAATCTTACCTGCGATCTCCTCCCTTTTGAACAGGGGAAAATTGGCACTCGATAGGATGTAATCTGCGAGCATACCTTCTGGAACATCTTCGATATAGAGCATGTACGGCTTCAAATCGCTCAAACAGTAAGTAACGAGACCGTAGTGTACCTTGGAATTTCTGATCTTTTCTTCTGGTAACAACGTCTTGAGCTTTTCTCGCAGCGGCCCGATGTCTATCCCACCAGTTTCAACCAGATCTCTCGCAATTTCGATCGCCTTCAACCAATCCACTTCGAATATGTTACCTGTGAGGATCTTTTTCATCTCTTCGGGGATGTTCATGACATCTTCAAACCGTACTTCGAGCCAGCTCTTTTCAGCAAAATCGTAGTCACCGTAGGCGATGAGAGCTCCGTTGATCGCTCCGACGGACGTACCATAAACGGCAACAACATCTATGCCGAGCTCGATGAGAGCTTTCCACACGCCTATCTGGTAAGCACCACGTGCTCCACCACCCGAGAGCACCAAAGCAACACTCGTAGCTGCCACAAGAAAAGCCGTCATTCACACCACCTGAAGAGATTATAATTTTCTTGGGAGGCGATGGAGTTGATGCGTTTCATGCTGAAATCAAAGCTTCACATGGCCACAGTAACAGCGAAGAACTTGGATTATGAAGGAAGTATAGAAATAGATGAAGAGTTGATGAAAGCTGTGGATCTGAAAGAGAACGAACTCGTTTTGGTCGCAGATCTGAACAACGGTGAAAGGTTTGAAACCTACGTGATAAAGGGGAAGGCCGGTAGTGGTGTGATAGCCCTGAACGGTGCTGCAGCGAGACTGGTCGAAGTGGGAGATAAATTGATCATCATGAGTTTTGCTCTGTTCAACGAAGATGAATACAAAGGACCAAAAGTGGCGGTGTTGGGACAGCAAAACAAAATAAAGCAATTGAAAAAATAAAGCCAGCCGAAAGGCTGGCTTCGATCATATCACCACCACTTAACAATTGTGCCATCTAAAGTTACTTCGGTAACGTTACCAGTTGCCTCAGGCAAGATATTCCTCAACCTATTTATATCTACACCACCTGTGTATTTAATTGTGTAAGTAGCAGCAGCAGTAGCAGCTGTTAAAGAGATAGAACCAACTAAACTAAATCCATCAGGTATTCTATCCAGAAAACCTCCGTTAACCAAAGTGGTTAATGTGTTAAGAGAATCACCGGTTCGTGTGTAGAAGTATGACTCGATAGCACTTTTGATGTTTCTAAAGTTTGCAGCAACCTGCGCAGCCTTTGCTTGATTTACGGCATTCAACGCCAGCGGTGTGACTATAGCCAGCAAGGCTGCGATCACCGCCAGAACGATCAAAAGTTCAATCAGTGTAAAACCTCTCACCATACTTTTCAACTTTTTCATACCTTTCACCTCCACTTTCATTTATATTATACCCACGTACTATACAAAATGCAACTTCATTATTTCTTAACATTTGAGACTACGGAAAGATGTTTGATTCAACTTTTAAATTGTAGATGCTAAACTTTCTTGTGGGGTGATGCGGTGAGATCAGTTCAAATTCTTTTTGTATTGTTTGCCACAACGATCTTTTGTCAAACGCTCTACATTTCACCTGCAATGGATTTAGCCTTGAGCGTGTATGAACCTTTCATAACAATTCAGCCTTCACGACCTGGTGAGATAGGCCTCTTCAAAGTACCCACAACTACAAGTACCATCCAGATAGTTTCTTTCACAGTCTCCGCAACGACAACCTTGAACGAACTGATCGTGGCGACCAAGCAACCTACGATGAAGGAAAGAAG encodes:
- a CDS encoding cache domain-containing protein, whose translation is MRSLRIKMLLLILIPTVAGLTIAGFITYWRVRTSMVDHEYESGLELASTAADIVDEWIAGLIKETEWIAGTNAVMNAIKSGDWNDLMKNYLPPRLKNKPYIEMAFIAYPDGTAPTTVGSVANVVDRDYFIKIMKQNYNVVVSDALISRATGKNIFVVAAAVKNEKGETVGLFGVTVLLDTISKIAADIKIGEKGYGWIVDSKGLVLAHPNSEYLMKLNITASSKDGFKGLEEIAKKALSKETGFGKFTNPKGEIENTFYAPLHNTQGWSFLVSVPEKQILSTVNDATLIIMFIFVAIAAVVGGLIFFVSGTISKPIKTLADRALVFGKGDLTVRFEA
- a CDS encoding alpha/beta hydrolase, whose product is MSRSSVVRKKFSNRIRIWLKLSLIIFSLSLNFFVFLLVVLIFNIPYLRRAVFGRLPFKVNKKPWLCVKTFEYMKGLKLDVFYPRSQKRGVVLFAHGGGWISGYRRQPNNLSWYKFLVSRGFIVAAVDYSRGYRAKIDDLVDELSQALKFLKSNREKLGLPDGKISLMGLSAGGHLALLTATKMYWLVKNVVAYYAPSDLLDVWESPSLFARISLIATLKRLPVKSKEVYAEYSPINRVHPSMPPVLLVHGKKDSIVPYESSVKMYRKLKKLGCKVKLLTHPTAEHGFEFVLKDEKTRQIVEATVEFLSEGGPS
- a CDS encoding alpha/beta hydrolase: MVSFTYEKRTIDFSSGYIFKAKKFRVSVLRFKTLYAKPFRGTETVEAYMFDPKEQALGNLFILHGLGSTNVPFLLWMAGHLANAGIRVMLPILPGNFTRVAHGSTSGKDYFHQDVERATRFWEQAVVDVLSLVDWMKQQGIWLSKTHLFGFCLGGMLAVMLNAVSEDFERTILMTVGGEMATLLWYSPTLAFFRRDKSSLNKAPYGVGERESFLRTFDDDIKKLSQFETVEQMQSSDIHPYLKLDPIAYAKFVKKEKIVFIEALFDRALPKRSRKLLWEALGRPKRYVIPSGHVTWLPFEYAVCKFVLRNMGIRELKKQLELLRGIELEEKK
- a CDS encoding radical SAM protein, which codes for MKLSISELKLRADKLYELLESCTLCPRNCRVNRFTSKDGACRTGVKPIVSSFGPHFGEESFLVGVGGSGTIFFTNCNLSCVFCQNWTISQMHEGEEIEVKDLASIMLKLQRMNCHNINLVSPTHQVPMIVEAIIYALESGLRIPIVYNCGGYESIQTLKLLEGVIDIYMPDFKYGDDEKALKYSKVTNYTTIAKSSLEEMFRQVGPLKIEHGIATRGVFVRHLVMPNDASSSERVLELIASVSVEIPVNIMAQYYPAFKAHNHPEISRRITHDELTRALKKARELGLKIVS
- a CDS encoding DUF4910 domain-containing protein, which encodes MDGHEVVDTVRFISCFHRVRGSDEYKLLLERLKEMLIAWGLSERQMEIIEYPTGGVRYGNFDSTMAWNIKDAELWLEEPRMFLNSFKSCKTSVLFGSNPTNGWKIFELVDESYSNDLSNKAVLVQMNPNKAFKEFVEKRGAKCLLIYFMRAQDESIGRVPTRMPDTVNYLSLPHTLSASQHGAFGFSLSYRQYELLKNFVNKGAKVRLFIDSELKVGKLQVFRVRFKGLQNKKIGIVAHLCHPSPGANDNASGAALALHLCRELNEKRLAYDVDVILLPEFYGSLPYVAQHKDYEFVINLDMVGEDQLKTGSTLMLHETPFLLNTHYDELLYDSMLLFAPTSSDSFSRRFFRSTFKSGSDHSVFENYSVPSPFLGQWPDRYYHTNEDTPDKCDPVMFEWIGKAVLRTIELADRIPDYVIEQVHGRMKSFLRKIAAKPGAEIIASVVKKSHGESVEIPEPKVRIFPSVEGPLGYEWFDKAGELSEKREVVNLGETIQLAARYTQDYDATITFASTYLNVDEKMTQDVLDVLLKNDFLKKIN
- a CDS encoding eukaryotic translation initiation factor 3 subunit E yields the protein MKRALALTAILIALATTMSFAVGKFNYAPQKFSPEWRQPITTWRQPMAPAPRYQFRQQFSYEEAFEAMNLTKDQAQKLLSAVEDAKTKLKDLKEEYEALYEKAKDMTVYEFRTQIRELNQKRVEVLKELNQKVAETLKVGQLQRLMEYLRSRRTPDCWNVGPKFRSFAKDSILFDEDFIDALEEYAK
- a CDS encoding KaiC domain-containing protein; amino-acid sequence: MERYEGSHYEPKIVEESIVVMGEAVKDAPKIVGIPSGVEGLDELFFTVELKDGKLAKKNLGGIPAYAVFNVTGVSDTGKSLFVEQFAVTQAARGERVAFVTVESPAIFVARGLEMRAIAMGNEPEKIEKNIIIIDAASHDTIRDNIPDLLTTLAHVIKQFKTRFVVIDSITGLYENREVAARTIVRRLFNFMKKWHQTALFVSQKRSGHEELTAEAAGGYAVSHIVDGCFVFAKELVDNTYKSKVYGKQVGDIVRLFRIDGCRLSGHDTRTHIMEITETGLVKILGPIGKE
- a CDS encoding patatin-like phospholipase family protein; protein product: MTAFLVAATSVALVLSGGGARGAYQIGVWKALIELGIDVVAVYGTSVGAINGALIAYGDYDFAEKSWLEVRFEDVMNIPEEMKKILTGNIFEVDWLKAIEIARDLVETGGIDIGPLREKLKTLLPEEKIRNSKVHYGLVTYCLSDLKPYMLYIEDVPEGMLADYILSSANFPLFKREEIAGKIFIDGGIYSNVPVRMAVERGWENILVVDIGTIGLTDLLNYMRIFREKSHIGYIRPREHFGNVLNFDREVIRKYLIEGYLDTLAYFGKLHGEYYYLSSDEDVLKILFEQLDPTSRDIAATLLGVKMPTHLSAQQQYESYILPRLRFETLALFDESKRVSLKVLETLARLLKVERLRTYTPYELLEAIVQSTEPEGLLSKIALQLRYRRLLDFVLFLHKQNQRKTKDLERFFSSN
- a CDS encoding aspartate 1-decarboxylase gives rise to the protein MMRFMLKSKLHMATVTAKNLDYEGSIEIDEELMKAVDLKENELVLVADLNNGERFETYVIKGKAGSGVIALNGAAARLVEVGDKLIIMSFALFNEDEYKGPKVAVLGQQNKIKQLKK
- a CDS encoding type II secretion system GspH family protein, yielding MVRGFTLIELLIVLAVIAALLAIVTPLALNAVNQAKAAQVAANFRNIKSAIESYFYTRTGDSLNTLTTLVNGGFLDRIPDGFSLVGSISLTAATAAATYTIKYTGGVDINRLRNILPEATGNVTEVTLDGTIVKWW